A DNA window from Macadamia integrifolia cultivar HAES 741 chromosome 4, SCU_Mint_v3, whole genome shotgun sequence contains the following coding sequences:
- the LOC122077549 gene encoding transcription factor MYB114-like, with protein MVVKNRSPVNGSADKEAKRGAWAAEEDQRLAQVVEIHGPKKWQSIAAKAGLNRCGKSCRLRWMNYLRPNIKRGNISDQEEDLILRLHKLLGNRWSLIAGRLPGRTDNEIKNYWNCHLSKKLGQKQKQKQKQKPTTISEGEGCKSQKVKDSPGSNSTTEKEHEDGSEEGTSSGGDGESGISFNVDELLDFSSEDPPNMEWVTKFFESDEGFC; from the exons ATGGTGGTAAAGAACAGAAGCCCAGTGAATGGATCCGCTGATAAGGAAGCCAAGAGAGGAGCATGGGCAGCTGAAGAAGATCAGAGATTGGCTCAAGTTGTTGAAATCCATGGCCCAAAGAAGTGGCAGTCCATTGCAGCTAAAGCAG GTCTCAATCGATGTGGCAAGAGTTGCaggttgagatggatgaattaCCTAAGACCCAACATCAAGAGAGGCAATATCTCAGATCAAGAAGAGGATTTGATACTTAGGCTTCATAAACTCCTAGGGAACAG GTGGTCTTTGATTGCTGGGAGGCTACCTGGTCGAACCGACAACGAGATTAAGAACTACTGGAACTGTCATTTGAGCAAAAAACTAgggcagaagcagaagcagaagcagaagcagaagcccACCACAATATCAGAAGGAGAAGGGTGTAAGTCACAGAAAGTGAAGGATTCGCCTGGGTCTAATTCCACGACGGAGAAGGAACATGAAGATGGAAGTGAAGAAGGCACCTCTAGTGGAGGTGATGGGGAATCAGGCATTAGTTTTAATGTGGATGAACTGCTTGATTTCTCTAGTGAGGATCCTCCCAATATGGAGTGGGTAACCAAATTCTTTGAATCCGATGAGGGTTTTTGTTGA